One window from the genome of Lawsonibacter asaccharolyticus encodes:
- a CDS encoding serine hydroxymethyltransferase: protein MVQEAMDFITAADPEVGRAIQAEYDRQQQNIELIASENVVSSAVLAAAGTVLTNKYAEGYPGKRYYGGCQCVDVVEDIAIQRARQLFGAGFANVQPHSGAQANYAVYQALCQYGDTVLGMSLDNGGHLTHGSPVNFSGKQYKMVAYGVDPVTHRIDYDQVRDLARRHRPKMIIAGASAYPRIIDFQCFAEIAHEVGAYLFVDMAHIAGLVAAGLHPSPIPYADVVSTTTHKTLRGPRGGMLLCNDPEIAKKLNSAIFPGSQGGPLEHIIAAKAVALGEALRPEFKAYQQQIVKNAAVLAESIMEGGLDLVSGGTDNHLMLVDLRPAHLTGKEMEHRLDEVYITVNKNAIPNDPEKPFVTSGIRVGTPAVTSRGFREEEMRTVGRLICQAAQADFEDKIDSLRAQVKELTGKYPLYQGQ, encoded by the coding sequence TTGGTCCAGGAAGCCATGGATTTCATCACCGCCGCCGACCCCGAGGTCGGCAGGGCAATTCAGGCGGAATATGACCGCCAGCAGCAGAACATCGAACTCATCGCCTCGGAGAACGTGGTCAGCTCCGCCGTGCTGGCCGCTGCCGGTACGGTGCTCACCAACAAATACGCGGAGGGCTACCCCGGAAAACGGTATTACGGCGGCTGCCAGTGCGTAGATGTAGTGGAGGACATCGCCATCCAGCGGGCCAGGCAGCTCTTCGGCGCCGGCTTTGCCAATGTACAGCCCCATTCCGGCGCACAGGCAAACTACGCTGTCTACCAAGCCCTCTGCCAGTATGGCGACACCGTCTTGGGCATGAGCCTGGACAATGGCGGCCACCTGACCCACGGCTCCCCCGTCAACTTCTCCGGGAAGCAGTACAAAATGGTGGCCTACGGCGTAGACCCCGTGACCCACCGCATCGACTATGACCAGGTTCGAGATCTGGCCAGACGTCACCGCCCCAAAATGATCATCGCCGGTGCCTCCGCTTACCCCCGTATCATTGACTTCCAGTGCTTCGCGGAGATCGCCCACGAGGTGGGGGCCTACCTGTTCGTGGACATGGCTCACATCGCCGGCCTGGTGGCCGCCGGGCTCCATCCATCCCCTATCCCCTACGCCGACGTGGTCTCCACCACCACCCACAAGACCCTCCGCGGACCCAGGGGCGGCATGTTGCTGTGCAACGATCCGGAGATCGCCAAAAAGCTGAACTCCGCCATCTTCCCCGGCTCCCAGGGCGGCCCCCTGGAGCACATCATCGCCGCCAAGGCGGTGGCGCTGGGCGAAGCACTCCGGCCGGAATTTAAGGCCTATCAGCAGCAGATCGTCAAAAACGCTGCCGTCCTGGCAGAGTCCATTATGGAGGGCGGCCTGGACCTGGTCTCCGGCGGCACGGACAACCACCTGATGCTGGTAGACCTGCGCCCTGCCCATCTCACCGGCAAGGAGATGGAGCATCGTCTGGATGAGGTATATATCACTGTCAATAAAAACGCCATCCCCAATGACCCGGAAAAGCCCTTCGTCACCTCCGGCATCCGGGTGGGCACCCCCGCCGTTACCTCCCGCGGCTTCCGGGAGGAAGAGATGCGGACCGTGGGCCGGCTGATCTGTCAGGCCGCCCAGGCCGATTTTGAGGACAAGATCGACAGCCTGCGGGCCCAAGTCAAGGAGCTGACCGGGAAATACCCGCTCTATCAGGGGCAGTAA
- a CDS encoding tRNA (guanine-N(7)-)-methyltransferase — MRMRKKPNLIPRMDRCRDRMIPDPVELRGHWRDLMPQARELRVELGCGKGRFTAETAGLEPDVLFVAVERVPDAMIVAMERVVEKGLSNVFFVDGDAARLRDYFSPGEADRIYINFCDPWPSNKHARRRLTHENFLVLYRGVLRDGGQIHFKTDNRELFEYSLFQFPKAGYELSEVTRDLHGNGVCGIMTDYEEKFHDLGTPINRCVGTKLHLEQEPKFRPIAGPRDLAPQDGGKVLAEDR, encoded by the coding sequence GTGAGAATGAGAAAAAAGCCCAATCTAATCCCACGGATGGACCGATGCCGGGACCGGATGATCCCAGATCCGGTGGAGCTGCGGGGACACTGGCGGGACCTGATGCCCCAGGCGCGGGAACTGCGGGTAGAGCTGGGATGCGGGAAGGGACGCTTTACCGCAGAGACCGCAGGGCTGGAGCCGGATGTCCTGTTCGTGGCGGTGGAGCGGGTGCCGGATGCCATGATCGTGGCGATGGAGCGGGTGGTGGAGAAAGGGCTGTCCAATGTCTTTTTTGTGGACGGGGATGCGGCTCGCCTGCGGGACTATTTTTCCCCGGGGGAGGCCGACCGGATCTACATCAATTTCTGCGACCCATGGCCCTCCAACAAGCACGCCCGGCGGCGGCTCACCCACGAGAACTTCTTGGTGCTGTACCGGGGGGTCCTGCGGGACGGGGGACAGATCCACTTCAAGACGGACAACCGGGAGCTGTTTGAGTACTCCCTGTTCCAATTCCCCAAAGCGGGCTATGAGCTGTCTGAGGTGACCCGGGACCTGCATGGGAACGGGGTCTGCGGGATCATGACGGATTATGAGGAGAAGTTCCATGATTTGGGGACGCCCATCAACCGCTGCGTGGGGACCAAACTGCACCTGGAGCAGGAGCCGAAGTTTCGGCCTATCGCCGGGCCCCGGGATCTGGCGCCGCAGGACGGCGGCAAGGTGCTGGCGGAGGACCGATAA
- a CDS encoding protein-N(pi)-phosphohistidine--sugar phosphotransferase has product MQKHIMISRLIDGVSGIFQPIINLLSAAGLLKGMLAILTAADILVKESGTYLVLNAMADSLFYFLPMILAFTAAKKFGADPFTAAVIGGVLLYPSLTQAFDSQDGLLFAGIPVQAVNYPSSVLPILLAVGFLVWMERFSDRVLPELVRSFLKPALCIVLVGLATLFVFGPLGAVAGDALAAVYETLYRASPVAAGMLLGALMQPMVIFGFHWSFVLIAMNNISVLGSDTVLAFMGPPAFAQAGAALAVCLKSRDRNFRSICISAVLSACFGITEPAMFGVNLPRKKPMIAVCAGGAIGGALAGISGASAKAFAFPGLATLPLFLGDGFGLYIVSCMAGFLVAFLLAFGFQYDSGG; this is encoded by the coding sequence GTGCAGAAACATATCATGATCAGCCGTCTCATCGACGGGGTATCGGGGATATTCCAACCCATCATCAACCTGCTCAGTGCCGCTGGCTTACTGAAAGGAATGTTAGCCATTCTGACCGCAGCGGACATACTGGTTAAGGAGAGCGGTACTTATCTGGTGCTGAACGCCATGGCGGACAGCCTGTTCTATTTCCTGCCCATGATCCTGGCGTTTACCGCGGCTAAGAAATTTGGTGCAGATCCATTTACTGCCGCAGTAATCGGCGGAGTCCTCCTGTATCCATCACTGACACAGGCGTTTGATTCTCAAGACGGCCTTCTGTTCGCCGGAATACCCGTACAGGCAGTCAATTACCCCTCCAGCGTGCTCCCGATTCTTTTGGCAGTCGGGTTTTTGGTATGGATGGAACGATTTTCTGACCGCGTTCTCCCAGAACTGGTCCGCAGTTTTCTGAAACCCGCTCTCTGTATCGTTCTGGTGGGGTTGGCCACCCTGTTTGTCTTTGGCCCGCTTGGAGCGGTGGCTGGAGATGCGCTGGCCGCAGTATACGAAACGCTGTACAGAGCCAGTCCTGTGGCGGCGGGAATGTTGTTGGGTGCGCTCATGCAGCCGATGGTCATTTTCGGATTTCATTGGAGTTTCGTGCTCATCGCGATGAACAACATCTCTGTACTCGGCTCAGACACTGTGCTGGCATTCATGGGCCCGCCTGCCTTTGCCCAGGCCGGAGCTGCCCTTGCGGTCTGCTTAAAAAGCAGGGATCGAAACTTTAGGTCGATTTGCATCTCGGCTGTCTTGTCTGCCTGTTTCGGGATCACAGAGCCCGCGATGTTTGGCGTGAACCTCCCCCGTAAGAAACCGATGATCGCGGTGTGCGCCGGCGGAGCCATAGGCGGCGCGCTGGCCGGTATCTCAGGCGCCAGCGCCAAGGCCTTTGCGTTTCCGGGGCTCGCGACCCTGCCGCTTTTTCTTGGCGACGGATTCGGACTGTATATCGTCAGCTGCATGGCAGGATTTCTGGTAGCTTTTCTGCTGGCGTTTGGATTTCAATATGACTCTGGCGGCTGA